One region of Equus caballus isolate H_3958 breed thoroughbred chromosome 23, TB-T2T, whole genome shotgun sequence genomic DNA includes:
- the SIGMAR1 gene encoding sigma non-opioid intracellular receptor 1 produces the protein MQWAVGRRWAWAALLLAAAAVLAQVGRLWLGTQNFVFQREEIAQLARQYAGLDHELAFSRLIVELRRLHPGHVLPDEELQWVFVNAGGWMGAMCLLHASLSEYVLLFGTALGSGGHSGRYWAEISDTIISGTFHQWREGTTKSEVFYPGETVVHGPGEATAVEWGPNTWMVEYGRGVIPSTLAFALADTIFSTQDFLTLFYTLRAYARGLRLELTTYLFGQDP, from the exons ATGCAGTGGGCCGTGGGCCGGAGGTGGGCGTGGGCCGCGCTGCTCCTGGCCGCCGCGGCCGTGCTGGCCCAGGTGGGCCGGCTCTGGCTGGGCACTCAGAACTTCGTCTTCCAGCGCGAAGAGATCGCGCAGCTGGCGCGGCAGTATGCGG GGCTGGACCACGAGCTGGCCTTCTCTCGGCTGATCGTGGAGTTGCGGCGCCTGCACCCAGGCCACGTGCTGCCCGACGAGGAGCTGCAGTGGGTGTTCGTGAACGCGGGCGGCTGGATGGGCGCCATGTGCCTTCTGCACGCCTCGCTGTCCGAGTACGTGCTGCTCTTCGGTACCGCCCTGGGCTCTGGCGGCCACTCGG GACGCTATTGGGCTGAGATCTCGGACACCATCATCTCTGGCACCTTCCACCAGTGGAGAGAGGGCACTACCAAAAGTGAGGTCTTCTACCCAG GGGAGACAGTGGTGCACGGGCCTGGTGAGGCAACAGCTGTGGAGTGGGGGCCAAACACGTGGATGGTGGAGTACGGCCGGGGTGTCATCCCATCCACCCTGGCCTTTGCACTGGCGGACACAATCTTCAGCACCCAGGACTTCCTCACCCTCTTCTATACTCTTCGCGCCTATGCCCGGGGCCTCCGGCTTGAGCTCACCACCTACCTCTTCGGCCAGGACCCCTGA
- the GALT gene encoding galactose-1-phosphate uridylyltransferase isoform X1, with translation MSRNEEGPEQRQQASEADATATAFRASEHQHIRYNPLQDEWVLVSAHRMKRPWQGQVEPSLLKTVPRHDPHNPLCPGATRANGEVNPHYDGTFLFDNDFPALQPDAPNPDLEPRPGLSTGVAPCPQHSQALYLCHPSLPPSPPSKVMCFHPWSDVTLPLMSVPEIRAVVDAWASVIEELGAQYPWVQIFENKGAMMGCSNPHPHCQVWASSFLPDVAQREERSQQAYQSQHGEPLLMEYGRQELLRKERLVLTSEHWLVLVPFWAVWPFQTLLLPRRHVRRLPELTSAERDDLASIMKKLLTKYDNLFETSFPYSMGWHGAPTGSEAGANWDHWQLHAHYYPPLLRSATVRKFMVGYEMLAQAQRDLTPEQAAERLRALPEVHYSLGQKDRETAAIA, from the exons ATGTCGCGCAACGAAGAGGGCCCTGAGCAGCGCCAGCAGGCGTCAGAGGCGGACGCCACGGCTACAGCCTTCCGGGCAAGCG AGCATCAGCATATCCGCTACAACCCGCTACAAGATGAGTGGGTACTGGTGTCAGCTCACCGCATGAAGCGGCCCTGGCAGGGGCAGGTAGAGCCCTCGCTTCTGAAGACAGTGCCCCGCCATGACCCCCACAACCCTCTGTGTCCCGGGGCCACACGGGCCAATGGAGAG GTGAATCCTCACTATGATGGCACCTTCCTGTTTGACAACGACTTCCCAGCTTTGCAGCCTGATGCCCCCAATCCAG ACCTTGAACCCAGGCCTGGACTGAGCACTGGAGTGGCGCCCTGCCCCCAGCACAGCCAAGCCTTATACCTAtgtcatccctccctccctccctctccacctaGTAAGGTCATGTGCTTCCACCCTTGGTCGGATGTGACGCTGCCACTCATGTCAGTCCCTGAGATCCGTGCTGTCGTCGATGCGTGGGCCTCAGTCATAGAGGAGCTGGGTGCCCAGTATCCTTGGGTGCAG ATCTTTGAAAACAAAGGAGCCATGATGGGCTGTTCCAATCCTCACCCCCACTGCCAG GTGTGGGCCAGCAGTTTCCTGCCAGATGTTGCCCAGCGTGAGGAACGATCTCAGCAGGCCTATCAGAGTCAGCATGGAGAGCCCCTGCTAATGGAGTATGGCCGCCAGGAACTACTCAGGAAG GAACGTCTGGTCCTAACCAGTGAGCACTGGCTAGTGCTGGTCCCCTTCTGGGCAGTGTGGCCCTTCCAGACACTGCTGCTGCCCCGTCGGCATGTGCGGCGGCTGCCTGAGCTGACCTCTGCTGAGCGTGATG ATCTAGCCTCCATCATGAAGAAGCTCTTGACCAAGTATGACAACCTGTTTGAGACATCCTTTCCCTACTCAATGGGCTGGCACG GGGCTCCCACGGGATCAGAGGCTGGAGCCAACTGGGACCACTGGCAGCTGCATGCTCATTACTACCCTCCGCTTTTGCGCTCTGCCACCGTCCGGAAATTCATGGTTGGCTACGAAATGCTTGCCCAGGCTCAGAGGGATCTCACCCCCGAGCAG GCTGCGGAGAGACTAAGGGCACTTCCTGAGGTTCATTACAGTCTGGGGCAGAAGGACAGGGAGACAGCAGCCATCGCCTGA
- the GALT gene encoding galactose-1-phosphate uridylyltransferase isoform X5 — protein sequence MSRNEEGPEQRQQASEADATATAFRASEHQHIRYNPLQDEWVLVSAHRMKRPWQGQVEPSLLKTVPRHDPHNPLCPGATRANGEVNPHYDGTFLFDNDFPALQPDAPNPGPSDHPLFQAEAARGVCKVMCFHPWSDVTLPLMSVPEIRAVVDAWASVIEELGAQYPWVQIFENKGAMMGCSNPHPHCQVWASSFLPDVAQREERSQQAYQSQHGEPLLMEYGRQELLRKERLVLTSEHWLVLVPFWAVWPFQTLLLPRRHVRRLPELTSAERDDLASIMKKLLTKYDNLFETSFPYSMGWHGCGETKGTS from the exons ATGTCGCGCAACGAAGAGGGCCCTGAGCAGCGCCAGCAGGCGTCAGAGGCGGACGCCACGGCTACAGCCTTCCGGGCAAGCG AGCATCAGCATATCCGCTACAACCCGCTACAAGATGAGTGGGTACTGGTGTCAGCTCACCGCATGAAGCGGCCCTGGCAGGGGCAGGTAGAGCCCTCGCTTCTGAAGACAGTGCCCCGCCATGACCCCCACAACCCTCTGTGTCCCGGGGCCACACGGGCCAATGGAGAG GTGAATCCTCACTATGATGGCACCTTCCTGTTTGACAACGACTTCCCAGCTTTGCAGCCTGATGCCCCCAATCCAG GACCCAGTGATCACCCCCTTTTCCAAGCCGAGGCTGCTCGAGGAGTTTG TAAGGTCATGTGCTTCCACCCTTGGTCGGATGTGACGCTGCCACTCATGTCAGTCCCTGAGATCCGTGCTGTCGTCGATGCGTGGGCCTCAGTCATAGAGGAGCTGGGTGCCCAGTATCCTTGGGTGCAG ATCTTTGAAAACAAAGGAGCCATGATGGGCTGTTCCAATCCTCACCCCCACTGCCAG GTGTGGGCCAGCAGTTTCCTGCCAGATGTTGCCCAGCGTGAGGAACGATCTCAGCAGGCCTATCAGAGTCAGCATGGAGAGCCCCTGCTAATGGAGTATGGCCGCCAGGAACTACTCAGGAAG GAACGTCTGGTCCTAACCAGTGAGCACTGGCTAGTGCTGGTCCCCTTCTGGGCAGTGTGGCCCTTCCAGACACTGCTGCTGCCCCGTCGGCATGTGCGGCGGCTGCCTGAGCTGACCTCTGCTGAGCGTGATG ATCTAGCCTCCATCATGAAGAAGCTCTTGACCAAGTATGACAACCTGTTTGAGACATCCTTTCCCTACTCAATGGGCTGGCACG GCTGCGGAGAGACTAAGGGCACTTCCTGA
- the GALT gene encoding galactose-1-phosphate uridylyltransferase isoform X4 gives MSRNEEGPEQRQQASEADATATAFRASEHQHIRYNPLQDEWVLVSAHRMKRPWQGQVEPSLLKTVPRHDPHNPLCPGATRANGEVNPHYDGTFLFDNDFPALQPDAPNPDLEPRPGLSTGVAPCPQHSQALYLCHPSLPPSPPSKVMCFHPWSDVTLPLMSVPEIRAVVDAWASVIEELGAQYPWVQIFENKGAMMGCSNPHPHCQVWASSFLPDVAQREERSQQAYQSQHGEPLLMEYGRQELLRKERLVLTSEHWLVLVPFWAVWPFQTLLLPRRHVRRLPELTSAERDDLASIMKKLLTKYDNLFETSFPYSMGWHGCGETKGTS, from the exons ATGTCGCGCAACGAAGAGGGCCCTGAGCAGCGCCAGCAGGCGTCAGAGGCGGACGCCACGGCTACAGCCTTCCGGGCAAGCG AGCATCAGCATATCCGCTACAACCCGCTACAAGATGAGTGGGTACTGGTGTCAGCTCACCGCATGAAGCGGCCCTGGCAGGGGCAGGTAGAGCCCTCGCTTCTGAAGACAGTGCCCCGCCATGACCCCCACAACCCTCTGTGTCCCGGGGCCACACGGGCCAATGGAGAG GTGAATCCTCACTATGATGGCACCTTCCTGTTTGACAACGACTTCCCAGCTTTGCAGCCTGATGCCCCCAATCCAG ACCTTGAACCCAGGCCTGGACTGAGCACTGGAGTGGCGCCCTGCCCCCAGCACAGCCAAGCCTTATACCTAtgtcatccctccctccctccctctccacctaGTAAGGTCATGTGCTTCCACCCTTGGTCGGATGTGACGCTGCCACTCATGTCAGTCCCTGAGATCCGTGCTGTCGTCGATGCGTGGGCCTCAGTCATAGAGGAGCTGGGTGCCCAGTATCCTTGGGTGCAG ATCTTTGAAAACAAAGGAGCCATGATGGGCTGTTCCAATCCTCACCCCCACTGCCAG GTGTGGGCCAGCAGTTTCCTGCCAGATGTTGCCCAGCGTGAGGAACGATCTCAGCAGGCCTATCAGAGTCAGCATGGAGAGCCCCTGCTAATGGAGTATGGCCGCCAGGAACTACTCAGGAAG GAACGTCTGGTCCTAACCAGTGAGCACTGGCTAGTGCTGGTCCCCTTCTGGGCAGTGTGGCCCTTCCAGACACTGCTGCTGCCCCGTCGGCATGTGCGGCGGCTGCCTGAGCTGACCTCTGCTGAGCGTGATG ATCTAGCCTCCATCATGAAGAAGCTCTTGACCAAGTATGACAACCTGTTTGAGACATCCTTTCCCTACTCAATGGGCTGGCACG GCTGCGGAGAGACTAAGGGCACTTCCTGA
- the GALT gene encoding galactose-1-phosphate uridylyltransferase, which translates to MSRNEEGPEQRQQASEADATATAFRASEHQHIRYNPLQDEWVLVSAHRMKRPWQGQVEPSLLKTVPRHDPHNPLCPGATRANGEVNPHYDGTFLFDNDFPALQPDAPNPGPSDHPLFQAEAARGVCKVMCFHPWSDVTLPLMSVPEIRAVVDAWASVIEELGAQYPWVQIFENKGAMMGCSNPHPHCQVWASSFLPDVAQREERSQQAYQSQHGEPLLMEYGRQELLRKERLVLTSEHWLVLVPFWAVWPFQTLLLPRRHVRRLPELTSAERDDLASIMKKLLTKYDNLFETSFPYSMGWHGAPTGSEAGANWDHWQLHAHYYPPLLRSATVRKFMVGYEMLAQAQRDLTPEQAAERLRALPEVHYSLGQKDRETAAIA; encoded by the exons ATGTCGCGCAACGAAGAGGGCCCTGAGCAGCGCCAGCAGGCGTCAGAGGCGGACGCCACGGCTACAGCCTTCCGGGCAAGCG AGCATCAGCATATCCGCTACAACCCGCTACAAGATGAGTGGGTACTGGTGTCAGCTCACCGCATGAAGCGGCCCTGGCAGGGGCAGGTAGAGCCCTCGCTTCTGAAGACAGTGCCCCGCCATGACCCCCACAACCCTCTGTGTCCCGGGGCCACACGGGCCAATGGAGAG GTGAATCCTCACTATGATGGCACCTTCCTGTTTGACAACGACTTCCCAGCTTTGCAGCCTGATGCCCCCAATCCAG GACCCAGTGATCACCCCCTTTTCCAAGCCGAGGCTGCTCGAGGAGTTTG TAAGGTCATGTGCTTCCACCCTTGGTCGGATGTGACGCTGCCACTCATGTCAGTCCCTGAGATCCGTGCTGTCGTCGATGCGTGGGCCTCAGTCATAGAGGAGCTGGGTGCCCAGTATCCTTGGGTGCAG ATCTTTGAAAACAAAGGAGCCATGATGGGCTGTTCCAATCCTCACCCCCACTGCCAG GTGTGGGCCAGCAGTTTCCTGCCAGATGTTGCCCAGCGTGAGGAACGATCTCAGCAGGCCTATCAGAGTCAGCATGGAGAGCCCCTGCTAATGGAGTATGGCCGCCAGGAACTACTCAGGAAG GAACGTCTGGTCCTAACCAGTGAGCACTGGCTAGTGCTGGTCCCCTTCTGGGCAGTGTGGCCCTTCCAGACACTGCTGCTGCCCCGTCGGCATGTGCGGCGGCTGCCTGAGCTGACCTCTGCTGAGCGTGATG ATCTAGCCTCCATCATGAAGAAGCTCTTGACCAAGTATGACAACCTGTTTGAGACATCCTTTCCCTACTCAATGGGCTGGCACG GGGCTCCCACGGGATCAGAGGCTGGAGCCAACTGGGACCACTGGCAGCTGCATGCTCATTACTACCCTCCGCTTTTGCGCTCTGCCACCGTCCGGAAATTCATGGTTGGCTACGAAATGCTTGCCCAGGCTCAGAGGGATCTCACCCCCGAGCAG GCTGCGGAGAGACTAAGGGCACTTCCTGAGGTTCATTACAGTCTGGGGCAGAAGGACAGGGAGACAGCAGCCATCGCCTGA
- the GALT gene encoding galactose-1-phosphate uridylyltransferase isoform X3, protein MKRPWQGQVEPSLLKTVPRHDPHNPLCPGATRANGEVNPHYDGTFLFDNDFPALQPDAPNPGPSDHPLFQAEAARGVCKVMCFHPWSDVTLPLMSVPEIRAVVDAWASVIEELGAQYPWVQIFENKGAMMGCSNPHPHCQVWASSFLPDVAQREERSQQAYQSQHGEPLLMEYGRQELLRKERLVLTSEHWLVLVPFWAVWPFQTLLLPRRHVRRLPELTSAERDDLASIMKKLLTKYDNLFETSFPYSMGWHGAPTGSEAGANWDHWQLHAHYYPPLLRSATVRKFMVGYEMLAQAQRDLTPEQAAERLRALPEVHYSLGQKDRETAAIA, encoded by the exons ATGAAGCGGCCCTGGCAGGGGCAGGTAGAGCCCTCGCTTCTGAAGACAGTGCCCCGCCATGACCCCCACAACCCTCTGTGTCCCGGGGCCACACGGGCCAATGGAGAG GTGAATCCTCACTATGATGGCACCTTCCTGTTTGACAACGACTTCCCAGCTTTGCAGCCTGATGCCCCCAATCCAG GACCCAGTGATCACCCCCTTTTCCAAGCCGAGGCTGCTCGAGGAGTTTG TAAGGTCATGTGCTTCCACCCTTGGTCGGATGTGACGCTGCCACTCATGTCAGTCCCTGAGATCCGTGCTGTCGTCGATGCGTGGGCCTCAGTCATAGAGGAGCTGGGTGCCCAGTATCCTTGGGTGCAG ATCTTTGAAAACAAAGGAGCCATGATGGGCTGTTCCAATCCTCACCCCCACTGCCAG GTGTGGGCCAGCAGTTTCCTGCCAGATGTTGCCCAGCGTGAGGAACGATCTCAGCAGGCCTATCAGAGTCAGCATGGAGAGCCCCTGCTAATGGAGTATGGCCGCCAGGAACTACTCAGGAAG GAACGTCTGGTCCTAACCAGTGAGCACTGGCTAGTGCTGGTCCCCTTCTGGGCAGTGTGGCCCTTCCAGACACTGCTGCTGCCCCGTCGGCATGTGCGGCGGCTGCCTGAGCTGACCTCTGCTGAGCGTGATG ATCTAGCCTCCATCATGAAGAAGCTCTTGACCAAGTATGACAACCTGTTTGAGACATCCTTTCCCTACTCAATGGGCTGGCACG GGGCTCCCACGGGATCAGAGGCTGGAGCCAACTGGGACCACTGGCAGCTGCATGCTCATTACTACCCTCCGCTTTTGCGCTCTGCCACCGTCCGGAAATTCATGGTTGGCTACGAAATGCTTGCCCAGGCTCAGAGGGATCTCACCCCCGAGCAG GCTGCGGAGAGACTAAGGGCACTTCCTGAGGTTCATTACAGTCTGGGGCAGAAGGACAGGGAGACAGCAGCCATCGCCTGA
- the GALT gene encoding galactose-1-phosphate uridylyltransferase isoform X2, with amino-acid sequence MKRPWQGQVEPSLLKTVPRHDPHNPLCPGATRANGEVNPHYDGTFLFDNDFPALQPDAPNPDLEPRPGLSTGVAPCPQHSQALYLCHPSLPPSPPSKVMCFHPWSDVTLPLMSVPEIRAVVDAWASVIEELGAQYPWVQIFENKGAMMGCSNPHPHCQVWASSFLPDVAQREERSQQAYQSQHGEPLLMEYGRQELLRKERLVLTSEHWLVLVPFWAVWPFQTLLLPRRHVRRLPELTSAERDDLASIMKKLLTKYDNLFETSFPYSMGWHGAPTGSEAGANWDHWQLHAHYYPPLLRSATVRKFMVGYEMLAQAQRDLTPEQAAERLRALPEVHYSLGQKDRETAAIA; translated from the exons ATGAAGCGGCCCTGGCAGGGGCAGGTAGAGCCCTCGCTTCTGAAGACAGTGCCCCGCCATGACCCCCACAACCCTCTGTGTCCCGGGGCCACACGGGCCAATGGAGAG GTGAATCCTCACTATGATGGCACCTTCCTGTTTGACAACGACTTCCCAGCTTTGCAGCCTGATGCCCCCAATCCAG ACCTTGAACCCAGGCCTGGACTGAGCACTGGAGTGGCGCCCTGCCCCCAGCACAGCCAAGCCTTATACCTAtgtcatccctccctccctccctctccacctaGTAAGGTCATGTGCTTCCACCCTTGGTCGGATGTGACGCTGCCACTCATGTCAGTCCCTGAGATCCGTGCTGTCGTCGATGCGTGGGCCTCAGTCATAGAGGAGCTGGGTGCCCAGTATCCTTGGGTGCAG ATCTTTGAAAACAAAGGAGCCATGATGGGCTGTTCCAATCCTCACCCCCACTGCCAG GTGTGGGCCAGCAGTTTCCTGCCAGATGTTGCCCAGCGTGAGGAACGATCTCAGCAGGCCTATCAGAGTCAGCATGGAGAGCCCCTGCTAATGGAGTATGGCCGCCAGGAACTACTCAGGAAG GAACGTCTGGTCCTAACCAGTGAGCACTGGCTAGTGCTGGTCCCCTTCTGGGCAGTGTGGCCCTTCCAGACACTGCTGCTGCCCCGTCGGCATGTGCGGCGGCTGCCTGAGCTGACCTCTGCTGAGCGTGATG ATCTAGCCTCCATCATGAAGAAGCTCTTGACCAAGTATGACAACCTGTTTGAGACATCCTTTCCCTACTCAATGGGCTGGCACG GGGCTCCCACGGGATCAGAGGCTGGAGCCAACTGGGACCACTGGCAGCTGCATGCTCATTACTACCCTCCGCTTTTGCGCTCTGCCACCGTCCGGAAATTCATGGTTGGCTACGAAATGCTTGCCCAGGCTCAGAGGGATCTCACCCCCGAGCAG GCTGCGGAGAGACTAAGGGCACTTCCTGAGGTTCATTACAGTCTGGGGCAGAAGGACAGGGAGACAGCAGCCATCGCCTGA